Part of the Hippopotamus amphibius kiboko isolate mHipAmp2 chromosome 7, mHipAmp2.hap2, whole genome shotgun sequence genome, GTTAAAGAATCTTCTGCACTACAGGTGGTTtatgaaaaggagagagaggatcaACCTTTGTTAAGTTCGTAGTGTTGTAGTTGTaagcatttttatatacattatcttttGTCATTGTGATAGGGTCTTTCTGGTTCCTTTTAatgtttatgtgattttttttaaggctggaGTTGCTGTTAGCCATAGCAGCCGGTCATTAAGCCTGGGTCCTCAGCCAGGGTTTTGAACTTAGCAGTAAAAAATGAGAGGTGATAGGGAACACATACAGTAACTAGTATTCCTTTGGAATACTAGGAAAATACTAGCAATGGGAGGTGGGAGTTGGTGGGGATGTTGGAACTCAGGTTGCAAGGGCCGTGGAGGTAGTAAGGACTGATTCCGTGAGGAGTCTGGCATGGGGCGCTGATTTAGCCTCTCCCCTGCAGTGGACAATGAGGAGGCTGCACTGCTGCATGAAGAGGCTACCATGACTATTGAAGAGCTGCTGACACGCTACGGGCAGAACTGTCACAAGGGTGCTCCCCACAGCAAATCTGGAGCTGGGACAGGCGAGGAACCAGGGTCCCAGGGCCTCAATGGGGAGGCAGGACCTGAGGACCCATCTAGGGAAACTTCTTCAGAGGAAAATggccccacagccaaggctcaCACGGGCCTTTCCTCCAACTCGGAATGTGGGACTGAGGCAGGCCAAGGTGGGGAGCCTGGCACTCCCACTGGTGAGGCTGGGCCTTCCTGCTCTTCAGCCTCTGACAAGCTGCCTCGAGTTGCTAAGTCCAAGTTCTTTGAGGACAGTGAGGATGAGTCAGATGAggcggaggaggaagaggaagacagcGAGGTAAGGGCCCATTGGGGGCAGACAGATGTTGAAGCTGTAGAGAGGGCCTGGTTGGTTGCTGTGCATAGCTTTCTACTCTTTCCCGTCTCCTATTTTGACATCATCCCCCAGCTCTAGtctaagcttttttaaaattcattatctCCACCAACATGGGTACCATTAGTTCTCTTACCTTTTCCTTTGTTGACATTATAATAAATAGATCTAGTTCTGGCCTTTCAGAGTCTGTCTTCTAGAGAGAGAACAAGAAGATGGTGGTTGTTACTTTGAATACTTGGGTGTTTCTTTTTCTGGGCAACTTATTCTCTGGTCATGTTGCCTGGAAGGTGCTTTTGGCTAGCAGCTCTGGCCTGCCCCAGGGTTTCCTGCTACTGACTGCTGAACGTAGTTCAGGATATCAGTTATATCCATCCtagtcctctctccctttctccacatttttCCATCATGATTATATATTTGCATCTTTCAGTGTTTTGAGGATCTGTGTTCAGTCAGGGCCTGTTGGTTCTGAGTGTGAGCTGGGGGGAGTGGGCAAGGAGGTCATCCCAGTCTCAGTAGCCTGGGATTATCCCTCTGGCAGGAATGCAGTGAGGAAGAAGATGGCTACAGCAGTGAAGAGGCAGAGAATGAAGAAGACGAGGATGACACTGAGGAGGCTgaagaggatgaggaagaagaagaggagatgaTGGTGCCTGGGATGGAAGGCAAAGAGGAGGTGTGTGGGGAAAGGGGGGCAACGAGTCTGGGAAAGCCAATAGGCCaggtgtgaattctctgatgttgaTTTTGGGAGAAGGGTCCCCTTCCTGTCTTAGCACTGAAGTCATGGTCATGGAGGGATTTATTCTGCAAGGGCAATTAGGTCTTTCAGGTAGAATTATCTTGGAACAGGGGGAGAGCATGCTGTATACTCTGGAAAGATTAAATCTATGCTCCTCCTGTCTGTTAAAGCTCTCTTGGTGGTCCTAGTGAGaagagaaaacatagggaaaTGATTAGAGCTGGTGTCTGGAAGCTCCCATGatgctccctttcttccttttaagcCTGGCTCTGACAGTGGTACAACAGCTGTGGTGGCTCTGATACGAGGGAAGCAGTTGATTGTAGCCAATGCAGGAGACTCCCGCTGTGTGGTGTCTGAGGCTGGCAAAGCTTTAGACATGTCCTATGACCACAAACCGGAGGATGAAGTGGAGCTAGCACGCATCAAGAATGCTGGTGGCAAAGTCACCATGGATGGGCGAGTCAATGGTGGCCTCAACCTCTCCAGAGCCATTGGTAAGGGCCAAGAAACTATGGGGTCTTGTTCTCTGTTCCAGACTACCTATAGCAAACTTTAATCTTCATAGCCTTTTTATCTTTCCAAGTAGTTTTGTATCTGTTACCTCTGTCCCTTAATCATCTCTGTGAAATAGGTAAGATAGGTATCATTTCTAGATGATGAAAAAGGTTAGTGACTGCCCTAAGGTTCAGCAACCCAAAGACAgggctgaaaacagaaaaactagaACTCACTTTCTCCGTTCCACTAGATTATGGAATTTTGTAAAGATGGGAAATGAATGGCAGGGTTTGACTGGCTTCAAACACAAATCAGTGGGAAGTGCTCAAACTACTTACTCATCAACAAACCTTTTACTTCAGGAGACCACTTCTACAAAAGAAACAAGAACTTGCCACCTGAGGAACAGATGATATCGGCCCTTCCTGACATCAAGGTGCTGACTCTCACTGACGATCATGAATTCATGGTCATTGCCTGTGATGGCATCTGGTGAGCACCGGCGAGACACCCTGAAATCCCCCTGCAGCATTACTTCTCTTCTAGGGCTCTGAGCTGCTTTATCTTCCTTCTGATGGCTGCAGTCAGCCCCTTTTCTCCGGCTGCTCTAGAATTAGAGCCTAGATAGGCAGCTTGGTGTCAAGACCTCCAAGCCTAAGGCAGAGCTGAGACGTCTCTGTGGGTGTTTATGTTGGCTTCAGCCATCTGTTACCTCTATCCATAGTCCTCTACTCTGTCTTGGTGGGACTAAAGAAGATTCTTACTGTTGTTTTTGACCCTAGGAATGTGATGAGCAGCCAGGAAGTTATAGACTTCATTCAGTCGAAGATCAGCCAGCGTGATGAAAATGGAGAGCTTCGGTTATTGTCATCCATCGTGGAAGAGGTGAGTCCCAGGGTAAAGGAGAGAGGGTGTTTGGTCTGTGTATCCAGGGTTTTCTCTTTTGGCCTGAGTTAAGACCAGAGCCTGGGAGTATCACTAATTACTGACAGATATTAAACT contains:
- the PPM1G gene encoding protein phosphatase 1G isoform X3; translated protein: MGAYLSQPNTVKFSGDGVGASRLPLPYGFSAMQGWRVSMEDAHNCIPELDSETAMFSVYDGHGGEEVALYCAKYLPDIIKDQKAYKEGKLQKALEDAFLAIDAKLTTEEVIKELAQIAGRPTEDEDEKEKVADEDDVDNEEAALLHEEATMTIEELLTRYGQNCHKGAPHSKSGAGTGEEPGSQGLNGEAGPEDPSRETSSEENGPTAKAHTGLSSNSECGTEAGQGGEPGTPTGEAGPSCSSASDKLPRVAKSKFFEDSEDESDEAEEEEEDSEECSEEEDGYSSEEAENEEDEDDTEEAEEDEEEEEEMMVPGMEGKEEPGSDSGTTAVVALIRGKQLIVANAGDSRCVVSEAGKALDMSYDHKPEDEVELARIKNAGGKVTMDGRVNGGLNLSRAIGDHFYKRNKNLPPEEQMISALPDIKVLTLTDDHEFMVIACDGIWNVMSSQEVIDFIQSKISQRDENGELRLLSSIVEEQGQPSESLDSQEGFQTLKLSYPIPFVAAGSVPGTRHFWGRYRV
- the PPM1G gene encoding protein phosphatase 1G isoform X1, whose protein sequence is MGAYLSQPNTVKFSGDGVGASRLPLPYGFSAMQGWRVSMEDAHNCIPELDSETAMFSVYDGHGGEEVALYCAKYLPDIIKDQKAYKEGKLQKALEDAFLAIDAKLTTEEVIKELAQIAGRPTEDEDEKEKVADEDDVDNEEAALLHEEATMTIEELLTRYGQNCHKGAPHSKSGAGTGEEPGSQGLNGEAGPEDPSRETSSEENGPTAKAHTGLSSNSECGTEAGQGGEPGTPTGEAGPSCSSASDKLPRVAKSKFFEDSEDESDEAEEEEEDSEECSEEEDGYSSEEAENEEDEDDTEEAEEDEEEEEEMMVPGMEGKEEPGSDSGTTAVVALIRGKQLIVANAGDSRCVVSEAGKALDMSYDHKPEDEVELARIKNAGGKVTMDGRVNGGLNLSRAIGDHFYKRNKNLPPEEQMISALPDIKVLTLTDDHEFMVIACDGIWNVMSSQEVIDFIQSKISQRDENGELRLLSSIVEELLDQCLAPDTSGDGTGCDNMTCIIICFKPRNTAALQPESGKRKLEEVLSTEEAEENGDSDNKKAKRD
- the PPM1G gene encoding protein phosphatase 1G isoform X2; this encodes MFPSLLPSPWFGGTLKLVEDAHNCIPELDSETAMFSVYDGHGGEEVALYCAKYLPDIIKDQKAYKEGKLQKALEDAFLAIDAKLTTEEVIKELAQIAGRPTEDEDEKEKVADEDDVDNEEAALLHEEATMTIEELLTRYGQNCHKGAPHSKSGAGTGEEPGSQGLNGEAGPEDPSRETSSEENGPTAKAHTGLSSNSECGTEAGQGGEPGTPTGEAGPSCSSASDKLPRVAKSKFFEDSEDESDEAEEEEEDSEECSEEEDGYSSEEAENEEDEDDTEEAEEDEEEEEEMMVPGMEGKEEPGSDSGTTAVVALIRGKQLIVANAGDSRCVVSEAGKALDMSYDHKPEDEVELARIKNAGGKVTMDGRVNGGLNLSRAIGDHFYKRNKNLPPEEQMISALPDIKVLTLTDDHEFMVIACDGIWNVMSSQEVIDFIQSKISQRDENGELRLLSSIVEELLDQCLAPDTSGDGTGCDNMTCIIICFKPRNTAALQPESGKRKLEEVLSTEEAEENGDSDNKKAKRD